The following are encoded in a window of Oncorhynchus gorbuscha isolate QuinsamMale2020 ecotype Even-year unplaced genomic scaffold, OgorEven_v1.0 Un_scaffold_1789, whole genome shotgun sequence genomic DNA:
- the LOC124024213 gene encoding C2 calcium-dependent domain-containing protein 4C-like — MWVAEQIRVSVAKNNLLLPIAEYSLRISDVMLGERTPREDGRKTISLCPNIITPNTIPEFCIPPKISPQQELKTVDWSKTNPVGKVSFSPEKGSSPAREVAVREPFINTHPTLIQVESVDEAPYDQGFSDEESTNADPQSQAALSLPHLAKAQTCYGFCTLLESPHTRRKESLFHSHPNACPLPLIAGSPGPRGHSKTYSSRTSSLPHSQSSSFSLTKLTSGRLSPGGSRLVALQRQSTLDSDTTSSAESSPFSSPLLARPPPKSSLLKVLSHDRLLSRTMRKAVLSRNNSLSTDEGSSTDNSPNIIRRASDAGLVEPLPGTFTLAPPAIFPIDLVLHRERVMKESLAPVGREGALRLSAEYCLDNQRLRVRLISAEGLYAIAVDPKSINCSISICLLPGKIQKQRSAVIKRSRNPLFNEDFFFYGISQEDICCRALRFKVVNKTSSMKRDYILGDCEILLKSLLSM; from the coding sequence ATGTGGGTCGCTGAACAGATCCGTGTTTCAGTGGCCAAAAACAACCTTCTGTTGCCAATAGCGGAGTACAGCCTCCGCATCTCAGACGTCATGTTGGGAGAAAGAACACCTCGGGAGGACGGAAGGAAAACGATCTCTCTGTGTCCTAACATCATCACTCCGAATACAATCCCAGAGTTCTGCATCCCACCAAAGATCTCGCCACAGCAGGAGCTAAAGACGGTGGACTGGAGTAAAACTAACCCTGTTGGAAAGGTGTCCTTTTCACCTGAGAAGGGCAGCAGCCCGGCGAGGGAGGTAGCAGTGAGAGAACCCTTCATCAACACTCATCCAACCCTCATCCAGGTAGAGAGCGTGGACGAGGCTCCATACGACCAGGGCTTCAGTGATGAGGAGAGTACCAACGCCGACCCCCAGAGCCAAGCAGCTCTCTCCCTGCCCCACCTGGCCAAGGCCCAGACCTGCTACGGTTTCTGTACCCTCCTGGAGAGCCCCCACACCCGGAGAAAAGAGTCTCTGTTCCACAGCCACCCCAACGCCTGCCCCCTCCCCCTGATCGCTGGCTCTCCCGGGCCTCGCGGCCACTCCAAAACCTACTCCTCCAGAACCTCATCTCTACCCCACTCCCAGTCATCCTCCTTCAGCCTCACTAAGCTGACCTCCGGCAGGCTGTCTCCTGGAGGCTCCAGGCTGGTGGCTCTCCAGAGACAGAGCACCCTGGACAGTGACACCACCTCCTCCGCCGAGTCTTCCCCCTTCAGCTCCCCTCTCCTGGCCAGGCCGCCTCCCAAGTCCTCCCTGCTCAAAGTCCTGAGCCACGACAGACTGCTGTCCCGCACTATGAGAAAAGCTGTGCTCTCCAGAAACAACTCTCTGTCCACGGATGAAGGCAGCTCCACGGACAACAGCCCCAATATCATCCGGAGAGCCTCTGATGCTGGATTAGTAGAACCCCTTCCCGGTACCTTCACCCTGGCTCCCCCTGCCATCTTCCCCATAGACCTGGTCCTCCACAGAGAGAGGGTCATGAAGGAGAGTCTAGCTCCTGTAGGTAGAGAGGGGGCACTACGGCTCTCAGCAGAATACTGCCTAGACAACCAGAGACTCAGAGTGAGGTTGATCAGTGCTGAGGGACTGTATGCTATCGCTGTGGATCCTAAGAGCATCAACTGCagcatcagtatctgtctgttaccGGGGAAGATTCAGAAGCAACGCAGCGCGGTGATTAAGAGGAGCAGGAACCCCCTCTTCAACGAGGatttcttcttctatggtatCTCACAGGAAGATATATGCTGTCGGGCGCTGCGGTTCAAAGTTGTCAACAAAACGTCCTCCATGAAAAGGGACTATATTTTGGGAGACTGTGAGATTTTGCTGAAaagtttattatctatgtag